One Capsicum annuum cultivar UCD-10X-F1 chromosome 2, UCD10Xv1.1, whole genome shotgun sequence genomic window carries:
- the LOC107857573 gene encoding probable metal-nicotianamine transporter YSL7: protein MVKNDDQEREGEESTEKAFKDEYVPSWQKQITLRAMVTGLILSVVFNFIVCKLNLTTGVIPSFNVAAGLLGFAGIKSWTSLIQKIGKLKQPFTRQENTVIQTCVVASSGIAFSSGTASYMLGMSPYVASQAEAGNTPNNTKKLSISWMLPYLFVVSFAGLFSIVALRKMMIMKYKLTYPSGTATAYLINCFHTPKGAKLAKKQVSSLFKTFGLSFIFGAVQWIVAGGEGCGFGHLPTFGREAYRKKFYFDFNVTYVGVGMLCPYMVNISLLIGAIVSWGIMWPMIEEKKGDWYSAKLSPSSLHGIQGYRVFIAIAMMLGDGLFHFAYMLVVTISSFTKRRPQGDYSGEDDDDDKKIRNEYFLKDEIPNWAAIGGYTGIAVISIIVVPIIFHSLKWYHILVAYLIAPILAFCNSYGAGLTDWSLASNYGKIAILTFSYWVGLKNGGVIAGLASCGLMMSILDTAANLMGDFKTGYLTLTSPRSMFFSQLIGTAMGCVITPLVFWVFNSAYKLGDPKGSYPAPYGLMYRGIALLGVEGFGSLPRHCLRLAVWFFVAAILINLMTQLLKKFETKYGIYRFIPSPMCMAIPFYLGGYFAIDMCLGSLILFIWQKLNKKKAKDFGPAVASGLICGESLWGIPASVLALAGVKAPFCMKA, encoded by the exons atggtgaaaaatgatGATCAAGAAAGGGAAGGTGAGGAATCAACAGAGAAagcattcaaggacgaatatgtACCCTCGTGGCAGAAACAAATAACGTTGAGAGCAATGGTGACTGGATTGATCCTCAGCGTTGTTTTCAACTTCATTGTTTGCAAACTCAATCTCACCACAGGTGTTATCCCTTCTTTCAACGTGGCTGCCGGTCTACTCGGTTTCGCAGGCATTAAGTCATGGACTTCCCTTATTCAGAAGATTGGCAAATTGAAGCAGCCTTTTACTAGGCAGGAGAATACCGTCATTCAGACCTGTGTTGTTGCTTCTTCTGGAATTGCTTTTAGCA GCGGGACAGCAAGTTATATGTTGGGAATGAGTCCGTACGTAGCATCTCAGGCAGAAGCAGGAAATACCCCAAATAACACTAAGAAGCTTTCTATTAGTTGGATGCTTCCCTATCTTTTTGTTGTCAGCTTTGCCGGTCTCTTCTCTATTGTCGCACTAAGAAag atgatgataatgaagtacaAGTTGACATATCCAAGTGGAACTGCAACTGCATACCTTATCAACTGTTTCCACACTCCTAAAGGAGCCAAGCTCGCCAA GAAACAAGTTAGTTCTTTGTTCAAAACGTTTGGGTTAAGCTTTATATTTGGGGCTGTTCAATGGATAGTTGCAGGTGGGGAAGGGTGCGGATTTGGGCACTTGCCTACGTTTGGTCGGGAAGCCTATCGAAAGAAGTTCTATTTTGATTTCAACGTAACATATGTTGGAGTTGGTATGCTTTGCCCCTACATGGTCAACATATCATTATTAATTGGTGCCATAGTTTCATGGGGTATAATGTGGCCAATGATTGAAGAAAAGAAAGGCGACTGGTACTCTGCCAAGTTATCCCCATCAAGTCTTCATGGTATCCAAGGATACAGGGTATTTATCGCAATTGCCATGATGCTCGGAGATGGTCTTTTCCATTTTGCCTACATGTTGGTGGTCACAATCTCAAGTTTCACAAAGAGGAGACCACAGGGAGATTATTCAGGCGAAGATGACGACGATGACAAGAAAATACGAAATGAATACTTCTTGAAAGACGAGATCCCCAACTGGGCAGCCATTGGGGGATACACTGGTATTGCAGTCATATCTATAATTGTTGTACCCATTATCTTCCACTCACTGAAATGGTATCACATTTTGGTGGCCTATTTAATTGCTCCAATTTTAGCCTTTTGCAATTCTTACGGAGCCGGCCTCACTGATTGGTCCCTGGCCTCAAATTACGGAAAAATTGCTATCCTTACATTTAGTTATTGGGTTGGTTTGAAGAATGGAGGAGTGATTGCTGGCCTTGCTTCCTGTGGTTTGATGATGAGCATACTAGACACAGCGGCTAACTTGATGGGAGATTTCAAGACTGGTTACTTAACTCTAACATCCCCGCGTTCCATGTTCTTTAGCCAACTCATTGGAACTGCCATGGGCTGTGTCATAACCCCTCTAGTCTTCTGGGTTTTCAATAGTGCCTATAAATTGGGTGATCCAAAAGGTTCATACCCTGCACCATATGGTCTCATGTATCGTGGAATTGCCCTACTTGGCGTGGAAGGTTTTGGAAGTCTCCCCAGACATTGCCTCAGGCTCGCTGTTTGGTTCTTTGTGGCTGCTATTCTCATCAACCTAATGACTCAACTGCTGAAGAAATTTGAGACAAAGTATGGAATTTATCGATTCATTCCGAGTCCAATGTGCATGGCCATACCATTTTACCTTGGAGGGTACTTTGCCATTGACATGTGTCTAGGGTCATTGATCCTATTCATTTGGCAAAAGCTTAACAAAAAGAAAGCAAAAGATTTTGGACCAGCAGTGGCTTCTGGTCTAATCTGTGGTGAGTCCTTGTGGGGTATTCCAGCATCTGTTCTTGCTCTAGCTGGTGTGAAAGCTCCATTTTGCATGAAAGCTTAG